Proteins found in one Coffea eugenioides isolate CCC68of chromosome 5, Ceug_1.0, whole genome shotgun sequence genomic segment:
- the LOC113771101 gene encoding uncharacterized protein LOC113771101: MPLDPQTFYQPTAEPVVPEHTVQTKPEMGESSAPVDMKLLKRLDRFDEFIRKSQGLSKQGVLDYDDLCLFPNVQLLVGFKTPKFNKYDGTGNPKTHLRLFANKLGRPVDDENLPLRLFSENLEGDALDWYSNLKPEEVKTWLDLSNAFIRQYEYNCELAPTKTTLEGTKRRPSEDHKTYAKRWRKIAAKVEPPMTEDEIIRTFIKVHDPPYFEEIFRMTGCSFAAIVNKLEEYDDFVRVGKIVNVSALKSQVEALQGQGSSGKKPQPVYSHSQLPEPYNPARSRTFTDLGRPLDQLYDQLKAAGKIGMVPPPTYPYGISVGYNPQAVCAYHSGAPGHSTVDCKALKHRIQDMIEAGEIVIRKREAQGPNINRNPLPEHTNTIGVILDDAEYEEQVQKLAREAEVFGVTDQPFVIEVPFEKDKRPFILDLTSTESEALEPVVIEFPEQEPVLSLQQVPWNYNEPVIQIGGKPVAKEEVSVVTRSGRIASPFGATVPIQTDRPELPAKPKITEKEALDFLKRLQRSEYNVVEKLSKSPAQISMLDLLFSSDMHRDALLEVLTKAQIPKDISVANFSHVVGSVLFTKQITFSDDELPAEGIGHNKALYIAVRCNGKMLPKVLIDNESALNICPWSTLEKLGLQDIKLRPSGTIVRGFDGAQREPIGEVDLVVEMGPAQFQIACQVMHFPSVYNILLGRPWIHKFGAVPSSLHQLLKFIVNDKLITIFAEEDCLVITDSGSEEDGSRNATVTPHSTADIVSVSWITKEERALSKASVMMAKEMIREGYEFDKGLGCDLQGILKPVEIVEKKDSFGLDFRPTAKDIKEMKERKRAEKEGRQKAFDIPPLHYTFPRPTEVITSEINPVDGIETSLAQLFVGATFEDSFPDEAEFPDIPEGSIFNWTAEFLPIQKEFR, translated from the exons ATGCCTCTGGATCCACAAACTTTTTATCAGCCTACCGCAGAGCCTGTTGTGCCAGAGCacactgttcaaaccaagccagaaatgggagagtcgtctgcccCGGTTGATATGAAGCTACTTAAGCGGTTGGATCGGTTCGATGAATTCAtcaggaaaagccaaggtttaagcaaacaaGGGGTATTGGACTACGATGATCTGTGCCTGTTTCCAAATGTACAGCTGCTCGTAGGGTTCAAGACCCCGAAGTTCAATAAATATGATGGTACCGGCAACCCTAAGACACACTTGCgtttgtttgccaacaagttgggcagaCCGGTGGATGACGAAAACTTGCCGTTAAGGTTATTTTCAGAGAATCTAGAAGGAGACGCCCTTGATTGGTATTCCAACTTAAAGCCAGAAGAGGTGAAAACTTGGCTCGATCTGTCCAACGCCTTCATCAGACAATACGAATATAACTGCGAGCTAGCACCGACCAAAACTACTTTGGAAGGCACGAAGAGgcgaccatctgaagatcataagacatacgCCAAAAGATGGAGAAAGATAGCTGCCAAGGTTGAGCCTCCGATGACCgaagatgaaattattcgcactTTCATAAAGGTGCATGATCCTCCATACTTCGAAGAAATCTTCCGTATGACCGGGTGTTCATTTGCTGCAATTGTGAATAAACTCGAAGAGTATGATGATTTTGTCAGAGTCGGAAAAATTGTTAACGTCTCTGCCTTAAAATCACAAGTAGAAGCTTTGCAAGGGCAAGGAAGCAGTGGAAAGAAGCCgca ACCTGTTTATAGCCATTCTCAACTTCCTGAACCTTACAACCCAGCCCGTAGCCGTACATTTACCGATTTAGGCAGGCCTCtagaccaattgtatgaccagtTGAAGGCCGCCGGAAAAATTGGTATGGTACCCCCTCCGACCTATCCATATGGCATATCCGTTGGGTATAACCCACAAGCcgtctgtgcttatcattcaggggcaCCCGGACATTCAACTGTTGATTGCAAGGCTCTTAAGCATAgaattcaagatatgattgaagcCGGAGAGATTGTAATCAGGAAAAGGGAGGCACAAGGGCCGAATATAAATAGGAACCCCTTGCCAGAACACACTAATACAATTGGAGTCATTCTGGACGACGCAGAGTATGAGGAGCAAGTCCAAAAATTGGCAAGGGAAGCTGAGgtgtttggggtcacagaccaaccATTTGTAATAGAGGTGCCATTTGAGAAGGATAAAAGGCCTTTTATTTTGGATCTTACTTCAACTGAGAGCGAAGCTTTGGAGCCAGTGGTCATCGAATTCCCAGAGCAGGAGCCTGTTCTAAGTTTGCAGCAAGTGCCATGGAATTACAATGAACCTGTCATACAAATTGGAGGAAAACCAGTTGCCAAAGAGGAGGTATCAGTGGTCACTAGATCAGGGAGGATTGCAAGTCCGTTTGGAGCTACCGTTCCGATTCAAACAGATAGACCCGAGCTACCCGCTAAACCAAAAATTACTGAGAAGGAAgccttggattttcttaaaaggctGCAAAGAAGCGAATATAACGTAGTCGAGAAGCTAAGCAAGTCGCCCGCCCAAATATCCATGTTGGATCTGCTCTTTTCTTCAGATATGCATAGGGATGCGTTGCTCGAAGTGTTGactaaagctcaaatccctaaggACATTTCGGTTGCTAATTTCTCACATGTAGTTGGGAGTGtgttatttacaaaacaaatcacTTTCTCTGATGATGAATTACCGGCagaaggcattggacataacaaggctCTGTACATAGCTGTGAGGTGCAACGGGAAAATGTTGCCAAAGGTGTTGATTGACAATGAATCTGCgcttaatatctgtccttggagTACCTTGGAGAAGTTAGGGTTGCAAGATATCAAGttgaggccttcagggaccatagttagaggttttgatggagcacaaAGAGAACCTATAGGAGAGGTGGATTTAGTAGTAGAGATGGGGCCCGCACAATTTCAGATAGCCTGCCAAGTTatgcactttcctagtgtttacaaTATTTTGCTTGGAAGGCCGTGGATTCATAAGTTTGGGGCTGTGCCTTCTTCATTGCATCAATTGTTGAAATTCATAGTAAATGACAAATTGATAACTATCTTTGCCGAGGAGGATTGCCTCGTAATTACTGATTCTGGGTCCGAAGAAGATGGTAGCCGAAACGCCACagtgacccctcatagcacaGCTGATATCGTCTCCGTAAGTTGGATAACAAAAGAGGAACGAGCTCTGTCAaaggccagtgtcatgatggctaaggaaatgatcCGCGAAGGATATGAGtttgacaaagggctgggaTGCGATCTACAAGGAATTCTGAAACCAGTGGAAATTGTGGAGAAAAAGGATTCATTCGGTTTGGATTTCCGACCAACCGCTAAAGACatcaaagaaatgaaggaacgCAAGAGAGCAGAGAAAGAAGGCAGGCAAAAGGCCTTTGATATTCCACCACTGCATTATACTTTTCCACGACCAACCGAGGTGATCACGTCAGAGATTAACCCAGTTGATGGAATCGAAActagtttggcccaattgttcgttggggcaacatttgaagacAGTTTCCCAGATGAGGCCGAGTTTCCCGACATCCCTGAAGGATCAATTTtcaattggacagccgagttTCTGCCCAttcagaaggagtttcggtaa